In the genome of bacterium, one region contains:
- a CDS encoding right-handed parallel beta-helix repeat-containing protein codes for MRWLSLVLLLTVCATAHAAEQSIFVAPGGNDANPGTLAKPFATLARARDEARKLKAAGAVTVYVRGGIYELTAPLTLGAEDSGTVARPVVYRAYRGEKPVLVGARRVSGFRPWKGSILQCDLKGTPLENITFRQLFCDGQRMEMARYPNADRSDPHFGQWAYVLATDPAPATNRSVSDNIAKSKDHFTATDDVIKPTWTNVQDAQVCIHPAYGWAWNTCGIKSADKATNVISLASPVGYGLMVGDRYFVRNLLEELDAPGEWYLDKRTKVLYFWPPQGSQVGQAARLPGAGEAARATGVYAPVTGTIVALEQAENVTVRGFTIEACDATAVTMKDCERCLIAQSTIRNCGAWAVSVTGGRRCGAVGNDITATGAGGVAINAGNRKTLERGDCFADNNYIHHIAEFQRTYNTGVNLMGVGNRATHNLIHDCYHQAILMGGNDHVVEYNIVHHTNLGSEDTGGLYMSSRDYTQRGSIIRYNVFHHCGGFGKENSWSPVREGKVKFHYPGFTWGIYLDAPEVGMTVFGNVLYDVPVCGLFNHEGRDNTWENNIVVDAPGFQISSGNYPDLDELSYSYIKKLREQGGYDVYRQHYPELGSYTDEAASHHTCAPGRFIRNIIYYTQDPGKYNTERRKGWNGQLVWTFRGSKASFEGFRFDHNCVYGPPDLPLKFSLTRTPEKAGMLTWDEWRQTGQDAHSVIADPMFVNPAKHDYRLKPGSPALKLGFQQIPLGQIGPYKSELRATWPIVEAPGAARLGDFTTERYFELPGYQAKPRVPAEYRVPRRSDIQVDGVLTEWPLDDPKAVMECREEYSGGDTAGLPSLACAAYDDQALTLAIRNPLRQPDKIVLTGGWGSRDGVEIAFQDVGAVTDRDKPGTVTPPTPILNLYGYPDGTVESLTIAGASAAQAERLRQGMTYAARRTDKGWECEWRLPWAAAGISPAPGKRLRFNLGVRKMEDRAWVVWRGTGGYNFDVAKAGILVLGPH; via the coding sequence ATGCGATGGCTCTCACTCGTCCTCCTGTTGACAGTGTGCGCGACCGCTCACGCCGCCGAGCAGTCTATCTTCGTCGCGCCCGGTGGCAATGACGCCAATCCGGGGACGCTGGCCAAGCCCTTCGCCACGCTGGCGCGGGCTCGCGATGAGGCGCGGAAGCTCAAGGCCGCGGGGGCGGTCACGGTCTATGTGCGTGGGGGCATCTACGAGCTGACGGCGCCCTTGACGCTGGGGGCCGAGGACTCGGGCACCGTGGCCCGGCCGGTGGTCTACCGTGCGTACCGCGGTGAGAAGCCCGTCCTCGTCGGGGCGCGGCGGGTCTCCGGCTTCCGGCCCTGGAAGGGCAGCATCCTCCAGTGCGACCTGAAGGGCACGCCCCTGGAGAACATCACCTTCCGGCAGCTCTTCTGCGATGGGCAGCGCATGGAGATGGCGCGCTATCCCAACGCCGACCGGAGCGACCCACACTTCGGGCAGTGGGCCTACGTCCTGGCGACCGACCCCGCGCCGGCCACGAACCGCTCCGTCTCCGACAACATCGCCAAGAGCAAGGACCACTTCACCGCCACGGATGATGTCATCAAGCCTACCTGGACCAACGTGCAGGACGCCCAGGTCTGCATCCACCCGGCGTACGGCTGGGCGTGGAACACCTGTGGAATCAAGTCCGCCGACAAGGCGACGAACGTCATCAGCCTCGCCAGCCCCGTGGGCTATGGACTGATGGTCGGAGATCGCTACTTTGTGCGCAACCTGCTGGAGGAGCTGGACGCGCCGGGGGAGTGGTACCTCGACAAGCGCACGAAGGTGCTGTACTTCTGGCCCCCGCAGGGCAGCCAAGTAGGGCAGGCGGCTCGCCTGCCCGGCGCGGGCGAGGCCGCCCGCGCTACTGGAGTATACGCCCCCGTGACCGGCACCATCGTCGCCCTGGAGCAGGCCGAGAATGTGACCGTGCGCGGCTTCACCATCGAGGCCTGCGATGCCACCGCTGTGACGATGAAGGACTGTGAGCGCTGCCTGATCGCCCAGAGCACCATCCGCAACTGCGGCGCGTGGGCTGTGAGCGTCACCGGCGGGCGCAGGTGCGGGGCCGTGGGCAATGACATCACCGCCACCGGCGCCGGCGGCGTTGCCATCAACGCCGGCAACCGCAAGACCCTTGAGCGCGGCGACTGCTTTGCGGACAACAACTACATCCACCACATCGCGGAGTTCCAGCGGACCTACAACACGGGCGTGAACCTGATGGGGGTCGGCAATCGCGCCACCCACAACCTGATCCACGACTGCTACCACCAGGCGATCCTGATGGGCGGCAACGACCACGTGGTCGAGTACAACATCGTCCACCACACCAACCTGGGGAGCGAGGACACTGGCGGGCTGTACATGTCCTCGCGCGACTACACCCAGCGTGGCAGCATCATCCGCTACAATGTCTTCCACCACTGCGGGGGCTTCGGGAAGGAGAACTCGTGGTCGCCGGTGCGCGAGGGGAAGGTGAAGTTCCACTACCCGGGCTTCACCTGGGGCATCTACCTCGACGCCCCCGAGGTCGGCATGACCGTGTTCGGCAACGTGCTCTACGATGTGCCCGTCTGTGGCCTGTTCAACCACGAGGGTCGGGACAACACCTGGGAAAACAACATCGTGGTGGACGCGCCGGGTTTCCAGATCAGCAGCGGCAACTACCCCGATCTCGATGAGCTGTCGTACTCCTACATCAAGAAGCTCCGCGAGCAGGGCGGTTATGACGTCTACCGGCAGCATTACCCGGAGTTGGGCAGCTACACCGATGAGGCGGCGAGCCACCACACCTGCGCCCCCGGCAGGTTCATCCGCAACATCATCTACTACACGCAGGACCCCGGCAAGTACAACACCGAGCGCCGCAAGGGGTGGAACGGGCAGCTCGTGTGGACCTTCCGCGGCTCCAAAGCCTCCTTCGAGGGCTTCCGGTTCGACCACAACTGCGTCTACGGGCCCCCGGACCTGCCGCTCAAGTTCTCGCTGACCCGCACCCCGGAGAAGGCCGGGATGCTGACGTGGGACGAGTGGCGCCAGACCGGTCAGGACGCCCACTCCGTCATCGCCGACCCGATGTTCGTCAACCCCGCCAAGCATGACTACCGTCTCAAGCCCGGATCGCCGGCACTGAAGCTGGGCTTCCAGCAGATACCCCTGGGTCAGATCGGGCCGTACAAGTCCGAGCTCCGCGCGACCTGGCCCATCGTCGAGGCTCCCGGAGCAGCGCGACTGGGCGACTTCACCACCGAGCGGTACTTCGAGCTGCCCGGATACCAGGCCAAACCCCGCGTGCCGGCTGAGTACCGTGTTCCCCGGCGCAGTGACATCCAGGTGGACGGCGTGCTGACTGAGTGGCCCCTGGACGACCCCAAGGCCGTGATGGAATGCCGCGAGGAGTACAGCGGCGGCGACACGGCAGGCCTGCCCAGCCTCGCGTGCGCCGCCTACGACGACCAGGCGCTCACGCTGGCAATCCGCAACCCTCTACGCCAGCCCGACAAGATCGTCCTGACCGGCGGCTGGGGCAGTCGTGACGGTGTGGAGATCGCCTTCCAGGATGTGGGAGCGGTCACCGACCGCGACAAGCCGGGGACGGTGACCCCTCCCACGCCCATCCTGAACCTGTACGGCTACCCCGACGGCACGGTTGAGAGTCTGACCATCGCCGGGGCCTCGGCCGCCCAGGCCGAGCGCCTGCGGCAGGGCATGACCTACGCCGCCCGGCGCACCGACAAGGGCTGGGAGTGCGAATGGCGCCTCCCCTGGGCGGCGGCGGGCATCTCCCCGGCGCCGGGCAAGCGGCTGCGCTTCAACCTCGGCGTGCGCAAGATGGAAGACCGGGCCTGGGTCGTGTGGCGCGGCACCGGGGGCTACAACTTCGATGTGGCGAAGGCTGGCATACTGGTGCTGGGGCCCCACTGA
- a CDS encoding zinc-binding dehydrogenase, producing the protein MKKAVITGPRQAALVEVPDPQPKDDWVVVKVHAAPLCTDYKAFCAGTKCDHMGHEAAGEVIAVARPGCVQVGDRVVVMPQTPCGQCALCRAGDYIHCQSCYDFAAVHGTREGSGTLAQMLLKLDWLLPKIPDGVSYEHASLACCGLGPSFGAMQAMDTSAFDTILITGLGPVGLGAIVNARYRGARIIAVESAPWRVQRAHDMGVEHVLDPRDEATLPRLVELTGGRGVDCALDCSGAVPAERLCIDAARRKGQVAFIGECFEPLPITVSNDMIRKGLTIRGSWHYNLCDFPRIMQIIQRSPLIELLISHVMPMSRLQEALELCATHETAKVILRPWE; encoded by the coding sequence ATGAAGAAAGCCGTCATCACCGGACCCCGGCAAGCTGCCCTGGTCGAAGTGCCCGATCCGCAGCCGAAGGACGACTGGGTCGTCGTCAAGGTCCATGCCGCGCCGCTGTGCACAGACTACAAGGCCTTCTGCGCCGGGACCAAGTGTGACCACATGGGCCACGAAGCGGCCGGCGAGGTCATCGCCGTGGCGCGGCCGGGCTGCGTGCAGGTCGGTGACCGCGTGGTCGTCATGCCCCAGACGCCCTGTGGCCAGTGCGCCCTGTGTCGGGCCGGCGACTACATCCACTGCCAGTCCTGCTACGACTTCGCCGCCGTGCACGGCACGAGGGAGGGGAGCGGCACGCTGGCACAGATGCTGCTCAAGCTCGACTGGCTGCTGCCCAAGATCCCCGACGGCGTGTCCTATGAGCACGCCTCGCTGGCCTGCTGTGGGCTGGGGCCGTCGTTCGGGGCCATGCAGGCGATGGACACCAGCGCCTTCGACACAATCCTGATCACGGGGCTGGGGCCGGTGGGGCTGGGAGCCATCGTCAACGCCCGCTATCGGGGGGCGCGGATCATCGCCGTGGAGTCGGCTCCGTGGCGGGTGCAGCGCGCTCACGACATGGGCGTGGAGCATGTGCTGGACCCGCGCGACGAGGCCACACTGCCGCGCCTCGTGGAGCTGACCGGCGGGCGTGGTGTGGATTGTGCACTGGACTGCTCGGGCGCCGTGCCCGCCGAGCGCCTGTGCATTGACGCCGCGCGCCGCAAGGGGCAAGTCGCGTTCATCGGCGAGTGCTTCGAGCCGCTGCCGATTACGGTCAGCAACGACATGATCCGCAAGGGCCTCACGATCCGCGGGTCGTGGCACTACAACCTGTGTGACTTCCCCCGGATCATGCAGATCATCCAGCGCTCGCCGCTGATCGAGCTACTCATCAGCCACGTCATGCCCATGAGCCGCCTGCAGGAGGCCCTGGAGCTGTGCGCCACGCACGAGACGGCCAAGGTGATCCTGCGGCCGTGGGAGTAG